In Suncus etruscus isolate mSunEtr1 chromosome 2, mSunEtr1.pri.cur, whole genome shotgun sequence, the genomic stretch AGGAAACTAGAGTAAAGCAGAGACCAAAGGTTGTCAACTGTCAGTCCACTGATAGGGACAAGTCCATGTTAGTTTTCTACTAGCGAGCAAAGAAAGGTAATTGCTGCTATGTACCTGGTAAATTTATACCATGTATGGTACTGTTATAAATATTGAGCTATAAAAATTATCATTGTACATAGTGATTAGTATATTTACCTTATTGAGTCATAAACTATTTCTACCtttttcccttttgcataggtgTAAGGAACACTAAAATCTACAAGTAAAGACTTATTGGACATTTgtaataaatatatctttataatgTCATtggtgaatataaatatattatcatagtaacattgcataatttttattgcttttttgcaTGACTATCATCTCAGAACAACAGGACACTGAATTAGGGGTCCTTGCCATTCTAGTAGACCCTCATCTTTTTACATAAAGGAGCTGAGAGTGTAGCTCAACAGTAGATGATAGAGAACAACCCATAACTCACCCCACAACTCCCTTGAGGCAACCCTGTAAATCCTCTGAGCTGGTTTGTCATGTTCATAACATGTTTTAGGGAGGActgaaaaagacaaatactgggAAAACAGCAGAAGAAATCCACATACCAGCTTCTGACCATTGAAATGTCCTGGACCCACTTCCACTCAGAGATCTCCTGCACAGGAAGAGTGAGGGGAAGGGAAAATAGGGGTGCTCTGAGGGTCCCTCACCCAAAAGTATGCCAACTATGAGCATTGGTTTATAGCAAGCAGGAGCACAAGGAGGCTAAAGACCAAAGAGAGAAAGTTCCCTAGAAGGAAAAGGGCCAGAAGGGGCATAGACAGAATGGAGGGGAGAGAAAGCAGGTCCCTCCCTAAGAGTCCTATTgccctctctctttctatctcatGTGTTGAGTCTAGAGTCGACTCTATTGATCTCAATGACTCCACAGGAACATTTTACCACCAAGCTAAATTGTTGGCCAAGAAACAGTAAACTATCCCTGACCTCAAGAAAAGTCATTTAAGTCAGGACCCGAGCCCTGCTGGTTATGTAACAGATTTGGGTAAGAGGAAATAGGAATTCCTGTAGACCTAGTCACCAGTAACATCAAATTCCCAGAATGCCTTGCTCCACTGCACATTTGCACATGTTTTACTGAGGGACACCCCAAGCAATGTTCTGACTCCTATTCTCCTCATTGGGTCAGCAGCAATATAGCGGACATGACACAAcaatatatggaaatatatgaatataaagacACTCTTTACTTGTGCTTTATACAGTCCTGACTATAGAGGAGAAATGTTAAGGATGCAGAACTGAGGCCTAGTGGTGAGCCTGCAACACATGGTGTTGATCTGGATCACACACTACCTTATCCTTGAGTGTGATGTCCAACAATGCCAGTAGGAACATGGTCATGAGTGTAACCCACAGCACTCTTTCACCAGCTATAAGTTTTGCAACCAATGACTGAATCACTGGAGCAAAGAGAAACCAAAGAATGGAGTAGGGTATGActtaaattaaaagattattatataaacatttttaaagtaatgatagggactagagagatagtatagcaggtatgtcATCATGCATGCTGTCATCACATATTCAATGTCTAGCATACCCTATGATCACTCAAACAGCACCAGTAATCCCTGATTGCAAAGCCAAGTATAACCTCTGGTGGAATACACTTAAAAAAGGTAAGAAAGAATAGTAGAGTCCCAtaagcagggatctcaaactcacggtccatgggccgcaaacggccctccgtacaacattttgtggccctgccctagagaaatctttttttgttttgttttgttttagttgtttgggtcacaccccccaatgttcaaggcttactactgactttgcactcaaggatcaccccaactttgcctcctgcagcccccaggtaaattgagtttgagaccccgacCATAAATCATTTGCCATCCCACTGTACCATGTGACAAATTGTCATTTAGTTAACTGCTTGATTTCTAGACCCAAAATCAATAGCTCCCTTAGGTTTAACTTTGGGTCCAAAATTCATTCCTCAAGAAtatgggaccagagcgatggtgcagtggtagggcatttgccttgcacacagctgacctaggacagaccacggttcaaaccccggtgtcttttatggtccaccaagccagaagcaatttttgagcacatagccaggagtaacccctgagtgtcactgggtgtagcccaaaatttaaaaaaaaaattcacaaccCTGGGGCAGGAGactaacacagtggtagggcatttgtcttgcatacggccaacccaggacaggcctgggttcaattcccaatatcccacatggttccccgagcctgccaggagcaatttctgagcccagatccaggagtaaaatctgagtgctgcctggtgtgccctccccccaataaaagaatttACAACCCACATTCTCCTACCTGTTaaggaaatgttatttttttctacagaaattttatttttctttccttctatccttTTAGATTTGATAgggaatattaaaatttttattcttgctCTTTGACAAAAATCATTTTACTCaaggggcccagagcaataggggtagatgtttgccttgcacaattccAATGTTGGTTCAGTCttctggcattctttttttttttctttttttggtttttatgggatgccgggattcgaaccactgtccttctgcatgcaaggcaaacactttacctccatgctatctctacggcctgACAAAAATCACTTTACTAAAGAACTCTTTACCTCCCAATTATGAGACAGTAATCAGGGTTATTTTGGTAACCAGTGTAATATATGAGTGTTTGCTAACATTCTGAATATCAGTGCATATTGCTTATCAAAAGTGACCAGTTTGGGgccgaaagatagcatggaggtaaggcatttgccttgcatgcagaaggtcggtggtttgaatcccagcatcccatatggtcccctgagcctgccaggagcgatttctgagcatagagccaggagtaacccctgagcgtggccgagtatgacccaaaaaaaaaaaaaaaagtgaccagtTTAAGATAATTCTTGACATAATCACTTCAGAAAAGATATTTCATGTTTAGCACATACACTCTTTCTACTATATGGCCttgaagacatttattttatattgaaaaataccaaaaagtagaaaaacagaaaaaattccgGTACACTCAAGACAAAGAATACAATTTTCCCCCACCCACTCTACAATTTTTTATGCAACATGAATCACAAAGTCCTCTGAGAAtacattctataaaaaaaaaagtcaaaggatAAGCAATAAGGAAATTTTCGCTACTGACAGCGGTTTTTAGTACTTTACCAAACATTGTACTTCAAAAAGATTTTGGAACTTTGTAACAGATAAACCAACCCAATGGTATATCCATATGATTATAACAGCTAGTACAATGGAGTGATcacagaaaatttctttttttcttttcccagagAGAAATGGTAAGGGTGACAAAGTAACTACAAGACCCAAATTAACTACAGGGACTCAGAATCTACAGCCAGATATGCCTTCCTCTGCTAAGGAGCAGGACTTACCTTTGTCAAAGCCTTTCCCTGATGGCAGTTGATCCCTCCGATGAAAACCATATTGGGCATCACAGGTCTGGGAAAGTCCAACACAAAATCAGTCCGTAAAAGCCAGATTGATGGTTGGCTGTAGAGGTCATAGGGGGTGACAGTAGTCTGGAAAATCTCAGAGGCAATATCTGAAACCACTTTCATAAAATAGGGGCAAAATAAATGTTCCTGCACGTAGAAGAAGAGGTTCTGCACTCTCTCCCAGAAAAACATGGTATCCGAGAAACCTAAGAGATTTCTAGGAACATAAGACAGGGGACTTGGGCATTGTGTCCCTTCATCCTGGTAATGACAAAATGCTCCCCTGGTGAAGACCACAGATGGGAGGGACAGATACTTGGCTAAAATCAAACCACACATATCAAAAGGATCTATAAACATTGCATCAAAAGGAGtctcttttaagtattttatcaGCTTTTTGTCATTGAAAACACCCTTACAGTGTGAGAAAAAGTAATCAAAAATTTTGCTGGATGAACCCAGCCATAATGAAAGTAAGTTTCGTTCTCGAGTTTTCCATTGAAAATCAGCGAATGTCTTGAATTCACGATTCAAATCTTCTAGAGAATAAGAGAGTGAGTAGGTCTTGAAAGTAAAATTGGATGATTTTTCCAGATGCCAACTCACCTCAGGCATGACTACGACTAAGTCATGCCCTCTATGAGCCAGCTGTTCCATCACTGGTTTCATGGCGAACCAGTGGCTCCCATCCATGGGCACCACCAGCAGCCTGCCTGCCTTGGCCTGCCCAGATGTGAGCAGCAGACAGATACACAGAGGAAGGAGGCCAGCTAACATCTTAGAAGTCATTAGGTCCCACAGTCCAGAACAGGGAGCTCCCGGGATTCTGAGCTTGTCTCGCGGTTGGTAGAAGATCCAACACAAGTCCTGACCAGAAGAACTTGTGTTCTCAGGCACTCACTGGTGAGATGATGACATATTTAAAGATCAATGTGTTTAGCGACCTGTTTGTGTGTACCAGATAAGactgttttttgttctttgataGGTCAGGGGTCATTTCTAGACTGTCACGCCCCCTTAGAACTGAATCATTAAGCAATGCCTTTAGACCCTCATAATTAactaatagacatttaaaaacaaaGGTTGGCTTCAATTAACCTGGTAGATTTTTAAACACCCAAGGCAAACTTTGGATTTATCCTCTTATGACCAAAGATTGCCCAGATCTAGAAGGGATCCATGTTACAACTAAAGTCTGAAGCCCTTTAGCACTGACATTCTGAGTGAGAAAAATTGCTCATCACAGGAACTTGCAATGTCAGTCTGACCACCTCTCCGAAATCATTCCACCTCTGTGAATTTCTGAGAGGCAAAAACATCAGTAATAATCAATGTCAGGACCTATTCTGACCATCTTCTTGAAGTCATTTCTATCCACAACTTACAAACCCAGTGCTTGCTGGAAGCAGCCTATTTGTAgctccttttaatttttctcactcCCACATTCCCCCTTTTAGCCTCTTCATAGACTCTTTCCAAATGGTCTGATGTGCCTGTCCTTCAGGAATTTTGTTTCCATCTCTACACTCTAACAGGAGCTCATTGAGTCAGGGATTATGTCTTATGCAGTGTTTCTTGGACTT encodes the following:
- the LOC126002074 gene encoding UDP-glucuronosyltransferase 1A8-like isoform X2 — translated: MTSKMLAGLLPLCICLLLTSGQAKAGRLLVVPMDGSHWFAMKPVMEQLAHRGHDLVVVMPEVSWHLEKSSNFTFKTYSLSYSLEDLNREFKTFADFQWKTRERNLLSLWLGSSSKIFDYFFSHCKGVFNDKKLIKYLKETPFDAMFIDPFDMCGLILAKYLSLPSVVFTRGAFCHYQDEGTQCPSPLSYVPRNLLGFSDTMFFWERVQNLFFYVQEHLFCPYFMKVVSDIASEIFQTTVTPYDLYSQPSIWLLRTDFVLDFPRPVMPNMVFIGGINCHQGKALTKEFEGYVNASGEHGVVVFSMGSMVSEIPEKKAREIAEALGTIPQTVLWRYTGTPPSNLAKNTKLVKWLPQNDLLGHPKTRAFITHSGSHGIYEGICNGVPMVMLPLFGDQMDNAKRMESRGAGVTLNVLEMTSEDLSKALKAVIYDKSYKENIMRLSSLHKDRPIEPLDLAVFWVEFVMRHKGAPHLRPAAHDLTWYQYHSLDVIAFLLSIVLGVLFITYKCCAFGCRKCFGKKVRGKKAHKSKTN